The genomic segment TGTGTTTTATAAGAGGTGGAATAAATTAAATAATCATTGTATACAATTATCAGAACTTTTACATAAATTACATATATGCTATTGACATTATAAAACAATTAGATTATTATGATGAAATAGTTAAAACATATAGAGTGTTTTTTAAAAAGCATACTCTAACTATAATCAGGAAAGTGGTTTTCCTATGGTACTAATGCATTCATTATTTCCCCCTACGAGTTTTGGATAATTAGAAAACTATGAGGATTATCATTTTCCGTTTATAGATTATACTTCATGTTTAGAGAAAGTATATAAATACTTTATAAACATAAAAAAGAAGAAGAAAGAAGGGGAATAATTAATACTAAATTTAAGATCTTTAATCGTTCTCATTATCTGTATAAAAAATTGTTAGATTTTATTTTGAAAACAGTAGGTTAAACACATAATAATAATCTTTTAAACAAAAAAATATCTAGAAGTTTATTAAAAAGGAGGAGTAAATTTGAAAAAAACAATACTATTATTTCTAGCAACTTCATTTGCATTGGCGGGATGTGCGGGGGCTAATGATGAAAGCAAAGCTAGCACTGATTCAACTACAGTAGTTGAAGGAGGAACTTATAACTACATTTACTCTACTGATATTGCGACCTTAGATTATCTTTTTTCGAGTCGTCAGACCAACAGTGTACATTATACAAACTTTGTGGATGGTTTACTTGAAAATGATTCATTAGGAAACTTAATTCCAGCTCTTGCAGAAGACTGGGAAGTTAGTGAGGATGGATTAACCTATACTTATAAACTTCGTGAAGGTGCTAAGTGGGTAACGAATTCTGGAACAGAATATGCAGAAGTTACAGCTCACGACTTTGTAACAGGATTAAAACATGCAGCCGATATTAACTCAGAAACACTTTACATAGTAGCTGATAGTGTAAAAGGATTGGCAGATTATGCTAGTGGGAAAACTACTGATTTCAGTACAGTAGGAGTTAAAGCAATCGATGACTACACAGTTGAGTATACATTAAACACTCCAGAATCCTATTGGAATTCAAAAACTACTTACGGTATTCTTTATCCTGTTAATGAAGAATTTTTGAATTCTCAAGGTGAAAATTTTGGTTCTGTTTCTCCAGATTCAATTCTCTATAATGGAGCATTCATTTTAACCAATAACACAGCGAAATCAGTTATCGAATATGAAAAGAACGAAATGTATTGGGACAGCGAAAATGTACATCTTGATGATGTGAAATATACGTATAATGACGGAAGTGACCCAGATGGTTTATTTACTTCTTTCCAAGAAGGCAATTTGAGTTTAGCTAGAGTTTATCCTAACTCAGCAGGTTATGCAGAAGTTCAAGAAACGTATCCAGATGGTGTAACTTTCTCTCAAACAAATGGTACGACTTACAATATGTCATTTAACTTGAATCGGGAATCTTACAACGCAACAAGTAAGACGACTGATAAAGAGAAATCTTCTACAAAAGCTGCTATCTTAAATCGTGACTTTAGACTAGCTATTCAATTTGCTTTTGATCGTGCCTCTTATAATGCACAAAGTGTGGGAGAAGAAACATCAAGCGAAGCTTTAAGAAATACACTAGTTCCTCCTACGTTTGTAGCAATTGACGGCAAAGATTACGGAGATACTGTTGAAGCTGAACTTCAAGCTCTTGATGCTGAAACGTGGGCAGATATTGATTTAGCTGATGGACATGATGAGTATTTTGATAAAGATAAAGCGGCTGAGCATTTAGAAAAAGCCAAAGAGGCTTTGGCTGCTGAAAATGTTTCGTTCCCAATCCATTTGGATATTCCAATTATGGAAACAAGCGAAATCAATGTGAATAGTGCAAAATCATTGAAGAACTCAATTGAAAATACTTTAGGAACTGACAATGTAGTTGTTGATATCCAATTGCTTAATGATGATGCTTACTTGGCTGCAACATACCAAGCAACAACTGGTATAGCTAGTGACTTTGACATCTCTACAGCTTCTGGTTGGGGCCCTGACTATCAAGATCCATCAACTTACTTGAACATTTACAACTCAAGAACTGGAGATATGCTTACAACTCTTGGACTTGATGGTAGTGAACTTGTTGAAGGTGAAGATGTAACTGCTAGTGCAAAAGAAGCCGTTAACCTTGATGAATACGATGCTTTATTAGATGAAGCGAGTAAAGTTTTAGATGAAAATGAACGTTACGCAGCTTATGCTAAAGCTGAAGCTTGGTTATTGAACAATGCTCTTCAAGTTCCAATCTATGCTGGTGGTGGCCTGCCGCGTGTAACGACGGTTGTTCCATTTAGCGCTCCATATAGCTGGTCAGGAATTGCTGCTGACAAATTGAAATATGTTCAGTTGCAAGAAGACATTGTAACAACAGACCAATATCAAGAAGCTCTTGATAAATGGAATGATGAGCGGAATCAAGAAAAATAAAAAAATCTATGAATAAAATGAATAGGAATGCTGAAGAGGATTAGCATAAAAACTAATCCTTTTTTGTTATAGGTCTGGAGGAAATAAAGTGAAAAAATACATTTTCTATAGAATTATTCGTTCAATCATCAGTATTTTTTTGGTAACGACTATTGGTTATATCATGATTTTTTCTTTAGTGCCGAGATATACGATTTTCCAAAGTGATCCTGTGTACAGTCGTTTAAAAGGAAGTCCAGATGAAAGAGTCGATTATGAAAATAGTACATACAAACGTATGGGGTACATTGATTATTATAAAAGCAGTGATATTATTTCGGAAATAGCTAAAGATGATGACGAGTACGCTGCCCTTATGAACGAAGAAAATAGTCAAGTTTTTGAGGAATGGCAAGAACAAAATAGGAGTAAAGGCTGGAAACTGGAACAAATGCCGATATCCAAAACTTACTACGCTGTAAGGGAAATTCCAATTTTGCAAAGAGTTGGGCGATTTTATTCAAAATTGATTCAAATTGACCATCCATGGGCGGTACAAGATCCAAAGAATCCTGATCTGCCTAGATATCTAAAGTTTGAATACACTGAATCGGCTGGCTTAACATTAACAGGTTCTGGAACGAGATCTAAATATTTGATTTACTTTGATTCTTCTTTCCCTTTTATTCACCAGAACTTTGTCAAATTAAATCTAGGAACTTCATATCCAACATATAGTGGTAGAAGTGTGACCGATGTCATCTCTAGCGGTCAAGGAAAGGTAAAACCAGAAGAAGTCACCTATGAAACTGGATTGACTGAAAAGTCACCAGCAGATCTGCATTCAAGAAAGTACAAAACACCAGATTCATTGGACCGTTTGGAAACTGAACGCTATAACGATAGTTACGTTAAATCTAAAGATAACTATCAGGATCCGTCAATGATCAAAATCTCTATGATCACTGGTTTGATTTCCGTTGTTATTTCTTATACGATCGGTATTTCATTGGCTGTACTGATGGCACGCCATAAAGGAAAACTCATTGACCGATTTGGGGTAGGATTAGTTACGATTCTTATCTCCGTACCAAGTTTGGCTTTTATTTATTTCTTCCGCTTTATTGGAAGTACATTCTTCGGGTTACCAGATTCATTCCCGACACTAGGTGCAGCAAGTATTCAATCGTATATTCTTCCAACCGTCATTTTAGGACTGTTATCCATTTCAGGACTGATTATTTGGATCAGAAGATTTATGATTGATCAGGCATCTGCTGATTACGTGAAATTTGCAAAAGCTAAAGGATTATCTGAAAAAGAAATTTCACAGAAACATATCTTTAAAAATGCGATGATTCCAATCGTGAGTGGAATTCCGGGAACCATTATTTTGACCATCCAAGGTGCAACGATCACAGAAACGATTTTTGCAGTTCCAGGTATGGGTAAAATGTTGCCAGATGCGATCATTGCACATAATAATCCTATGGTTATTGGTTTATTATTTGTGTTTACTACTTTATCGATTCTAGCTGTCCTGTTAGGGGATATCATGTTGACCATTATTGACCCTAGAATCAGCTTATTATCGAAAAAAGGAGGCCATTAAGATGGTACAAAATACAAATACAGACAAGTTTCAATTTGTAGCGTTGGATTCTTTAAAGTCTGAAAGAATCGATGCACCAAAATATTCGTATTGGAAATCAGTAGGCAGAAAATTTTTCAGCAGTAAAGTTGCTATTAGCATGCTTATCGTATTGCTTATCATTTTAGGCTTTTCTTTTATTCATCCACTAATCAGTCAGTATGATTTTATGGATGTGGAAGGCATCAATGACTTTTCCAATCGTTACAACTGGCCTTCTAAAGGAAATTGGTTTGGAACGGATTCAAATGGACAATCTCTATTTGATGCTGTTTGGGCAGGGGCCAGGACTTCTATTTCAATTGGCTTACTGGCAACCCTCATTACAACAGTTGTGGGCGTTGTCGTAGGAGCCGTCTGGGGAAGCTCAAAAGCGGTAGACCGTGTTATGATTGAGATCTATAACGTGGTTTCTAATGTTCCGACTTTGCTGATTGTTATCGTCTTATCGTATGCATTTGGTAGTGGATTTTGGAATTTACTGTTTGCAATGTGTGCGACAAGTTGGATAGGGACAGCTCATTTTATTCGTGTTCAAGTCATGATCATGAGAGACCGTGAATATAATCTAGCATCTAAATGCTTAGGGACACCTTTGCATCGAATGATTTTAAAAAATATATTACCATATCTTATTTCAGTTATTGTAACGGATGTATCACGTGCTTTGCCAAGTTTCATCTCCTATGAAGTATTCTTATCCTTTTTAGGAGTGGGTTTAAGTTCTGATATTCCTTCTCTAGGACGAATCATCTCAAAATATACTGTAAATATGAACAATTTTCCTTATTTATTTTGGATACCAGTTATCGTATTAGCTCTTGTTACCGTTTCACTTTATATTGTCGGTCAAACATTAGCTGACGCATCCGATCCTAGAACACACATGTGAGGTGTAGAAAAATGTCAAAAGAAAAAAGTGTCCTTTCAGCAAAAAATATTACTGTTAAATTTAATGTTCGCGATCGAGTACTAACCGCTATTCGCAATATCTCACTTGATTTATACGAGAATGAAACGTTAGCGATAGTTGGAGAGTCAGGTTCTGGGAAATCAGTACTAACAAAGACGTTTACTGGTATGTTGGATTCTAACGGTTTTGTTGCAAATGGAGAAATTGAATACAATGAGAAAAATTTATTAGAACTAAAAAATGACCGTGAATGGGAAGGAATAAGAGGAGCTGAAATAGCAACTGTCTTTCAAGATCCGATGACTTCCCTTAATCCTATCCGGACAATCGGTTCCCAAATTACAGAAGTGATCATCAAACATCAAAAAAAGAGTAATGGAGAAGCAAAAAAACTAGCCATTGAATTAATGGAAAAAACGGGAATCCCCAATGCAAAAGAACGGTTTAATGAATATCCTTTCCAATATTCTGGTGGTATGAGACAACGAATCGTCATTGCTATTGCGTTGGCTTGCCGTCCTAAAATTTTGATTTGTGATGAGCCTACTACAGCGCTTGATGTAACGATTCAAGCTCAAATATTGACGTTAATCAAAAGCTTGCAAGAAGAATTTTCTTTCGCAACGATATACATCACTCATGATTTAGGAGTAGTAGCTTCAGTTGCAGATCGAGTAGCGGTTATGTATGCGGGGCAAGTTATAGAATATGGAACAGCTGAAGATATCTTTTATAATTCAAAACATCCTTATACATGGAGTTTACTTTCTTCTATGCCCCAATTAGGTATTAAAGGAGAGTCGCTTAGCATGATCCCTGGGACACCACCGTCGCTGTATAAAGAAATAGTAGGAGATGCATTTGCACCACGAAATGTTTATGCTATGCAGATCGATTTTGAAGAGGAACCGCCTTTCTTTAAAGTGAATGATGAACATTATGCTAAAACATGGTTGCTGGACCCTCGTTCACCTAAAGTAGAAATGCCGGAAGCTATTCAGAACCTGAATGAAAAGATGAAAGCAATGGTGAGAAATACAGGCTATGGCAGTAATAAGGAAGGAGGAGCAGTTCTTGAATGAGACAAAGGTAAAGACAAAAGAGGAAGTTTTGTTGTCTGTAAGAGATCTTGAAGTGACTTTTGGAGAAGGAAAAAATAAATTTGTAGCGGTTAATCATGTGAACTTTGATATCTATAAAGGAGAAACATTATCCTTAGTTGGAGAATCTGGTTCAGGAAAAACAACTATTGGAAGGTCCATTATTCGAATCAATGAAACAACGAATGGAGATATTCTTTTTGAAGGAAAAAAAATCAATAAAAAATTGTCCCGTAAAGAAAATGCGAACATCATACGAAGTATTCAAATGATTTTTCAAGACCCGTCTGCGTCGTTAAATGAACGTTCTACGATCGATTATATTATTTCAGAAGGGCTGCATAATTTTCATCTTTATGAAAATGAAGCAGACCGAATCAGAAAAGTAGAAGAGATCATTTTAGAAGTAGGGTTGCTGCCGGAACATTTAACTCGCTATCCTCATGAATTTTCAGGTGGACAGCGTCAGCGTATCGGAATTGCCAGAGCCTTAGTTATGGATCCAACATTAGTAGTGGCCGATGAGCCTATTTCTGCATTAGACGTATCCATTCGAGCTCAAGTACTTAATTTGTTAAAAAAGATGCAAATTGAAAAAAATCTTACTTATTTGTTTATTGCTCATGATCTATCGGTTGTACGTTTTATTTCTGACCGAATAGCGGTCATCCATCATGGAGTAATTGTGGAATTAGCAGAAGCAGAAGAGTTATTTACAAATCCGATACATCCTTATACTCAATCTCTGTTGTCTGCAGTACCTATACCAGATCCTCAAATAGAAAAAGAAAAAGTTTTGATTGTTTATGATGAATCCACCCACGATTATTCTGTAGAAAAGCCTTCTTTTGTAGAAATAAAAGAGGGACATTTCGTATGGGCAAACCAACCGGAAATTGAAAAATATAAGGTTGAGCTGGATAACTAATTGACTTTCTAAGAGAGTGAAAAATAAACCCCTACTGTTCTATGGAAATAGTAGGGGTTTATTTTTTTTGCAATGATTGGTAATAGTAAAAGGAAGCGATAAGAATTATAATGAAGAAAGATTTTAATCTTGATACATTATAAAAATAATAAAATAGGACCAATTCAAGGAAATTAGATTATTTTTGGTAGTATAGTAAAAAATAGTGAGGAGTAAAGAGCTATGAAAAAGACGTTCTTTTTTTCTTTCCTAATCCTAGTGCTTAGTTTAGTAAGTGTAGGGTGTGGAAATGAAAAAACAGCTGGAACTGTTAAAGAAAGTGATCCAACTAGTGAATCGAAGTCAAATAGTCCTAGTGAACCTAGTACTTCCAGCAGTGACGTAACGGATCCATTAACTACAAATCAAACGACCATTCCAACACTCTTTATTCATGGTTATGGTGGAACTGAAGGAAGTTTTAGTGGTATGCTGTCTCGTTTTGAAACAAGCGGTTGGGGGAAAAAAAGTTTAACGGTAACGGTTCAACCGGATGGCAGTGTTTTGGATACAGGTACTTGGGATAACCAATCTGATAATCCATTGATTCAGGTGCTATTTACAGACAATAAAAATAATGAATGGAATCAAGCAGATTGGATCAAAGCTGTTTTAGTCTACTTAAAACAAACGTATCAGATCGAAGAAGTAAATCTAGTTGGTCACTCAATGGGTGGAGTGAGCAGTTTTCGCTATCTAGTCACATACGGAGATGACGATTCACTGCCAATAGTGAATCGATTTGTTGCAATTGGAGCACCATTTAATGATTTTGTAACAGGTAATGAAGAGCAGTCACTTGATGCATTGATCCAGGATGGTCCATTAGTCATCAGTCAGCGATATAGTGATTTTGCTGCTGGCATCCAACAGTATCCCAAAGAGACACCATTGTTGAATATCGTTGGAGATGTGCAAGATGGGTCAGATGGAGATGGAACTGTTTCTCTTAGAAGTGGATTATCCATAGGGCACTTAATGCAAATAAATGAAATGAATTATAGTGAGGAAATCGTTACTGGATCACAAGCTTCTCATAGTCAGCTGCATGAAAATAGCCAAGTAGATAAAGCGGTTGCTGATTTTTTATGGGGAACACCATAAAAAAGGTAATGATTACGAAAAAGCCATCTGTTATTAACTAAGTGTTTAAACAGAAAAAGGAGTTGGCAGTATGCAATTTATTATCTTATTACGAGGAGTCAACGTTGGTGGGAAAAATAGAGTGCCAATGAGTGTTTTAAAGCAGTATCTAATTGATACTGGTTTTACAAATGTCAGATCACACATTAACAGTGGCAATTTGATTGTTGATAGTGCAGAAGGAACGGAACAAGATATTTTGGTGAAATGCCAAAATATCTTAGCGAGTTACTTTGCTTTTCCAGTTGATATCGTGATTATTTCTGGTAAGAAATACCAAATGGAATTAGCAGGTATACCAACATGGTGGGGAGAAGATGCAGATTACAAACACAATGCGTTATTTTTGTTGCCTTCAGCAAATAAGAAAGAAATTGTTGAACTATTATCGGCTATTGATACTACTTATGAAAAAGTCTATATAGGAAAACATGCTATCTTTTGGTCCTCTGCTTTTAAAAATAATTACAGTAAAACGTATTATTCGAAGCTGGCCCACCAAACATTCTATAAAAAGGTAACCATAAGGAATCGAAATACAACCCTTAAACTGCTTAATTATTTAGAAGATTAGTAAGCAATTTTGAGTATAACAGTTCGAATAATGCGTGTCTTTTTATTTTTTGTCTTTGTTGTACACATTGATAGAAGAAAAGGGTAGAATAAACTGAATGGTTATATGGTTCGATCAACAAAAAAGTGGAGTGTGAGTAAATGAAAAGAAAAATTTGGATAAGTTTAGGAGTTTTAGTAATTTTAGTTGTGATTGGTTTGGGTTTCGCAGGAAATTATTTCTATGATGTAGCTGTAGCCATCAACCAAAAGGATTTTATTGAAGCAGCTGATGTAGACGGAGATTATGATCCAGAAGATCCATGGCTGGAAGAAAAGAAATGGTACGATAAGATAGAGCGTGAAGAAGTATCTATTGAATCTGAGGATGGTTTAAAGCTTTCTGGAATTTATATTGAAGGCGATCCTAATTCTGAAAAAGTAGCTATATTGGCCCATGGATATGCAGGAAACCTAGAACAAATGGCACCGTATGTTAAACTGTATCATGATATGGGGTTTAATGTATTAGTACCGGATGCCCGTGGACACGGAACAAGTGAAGGGGATTATATTGGTTTTGGCTGGCACGAGCGAAATGATTATTTGCAGTGGATTCAACTGATGCTTGATAAGGTCGGTACAGATGCTGAATTGGCATTATTTGGAATCAGTATGGGCGGAGCTACGGTCATGAATGTCAGTGGAGAAGAGTTGCCAGATAATGTTAAGGTGATCGTGGAAGATTGTGGATACAGCTCTCTAAATGGAGAATTGGCGTATCAATTAAAAGATATGTACGATTTGCCAGAATTTCCTTTGATTCCTGTAACCAGTTTAGTAACAAAGATTCGTTCGGGTTACTGGTTTGGAGAAGCTGATACAGTAGGACAAATTAAAAAAAATACCGTTCCTATGTTGTTTATTCATGGTGAAAATGACAAATTTGTACCAACAGAAATGGTGTATGATGTGTATGAAGCTAATCCATCACCTAAAGAACTATATATTGCACCGAATGCTGATCATGCAGAATCATATGAACAGAATAAAGAAGACTATAAGAAAAAAGTTCAAGATTTTGTGTTGGAATATATTTCATAAATAAATAAGCTAAAAGCCCAAAAGTGAGATGTAATTAACCTTTGGGCCTTTTTGATGGACCAATCATTTTAAGAGTAACTTATTATTGGGATTAATTAATATTTAAGCTATACTAAATGAAAAGGCTTTTAGAGGAGTGAAGTGTATAGTGACCAAGAAAAAAGAAGAACGAACAACTACTTATGAACTAACTAAAGGATGGAAAATAAATTTGTGTGATAAGGTAGATATACTGGATAATAAAGATGGTAAAGTTGCTGTTATTCTCAAGTCAAAAAACTTTGGAAATATTGAACCTATCGTTATTGATTTATCAGAAGATGCCATTCGAATCCATTCATTGCCTCATTTTGTAGACAGCCTATCGTTCACCTTAGATAAAAAAATTGAAATAGTTTATAGTCCGTTTATTTTTGAACAAGAACAACAGTAGAAATGAAGAAAGTAAGTGCCATTTTAATTTAAAAGGTACTTATTAAAGAGAATTTGAAACTAATTCACAAGGAGGGGTAATATGGAAGGGTATTATAAGAACGGTCAACTAAAACAACTGACTGAAGATGGGATACGTACTCATTATTTCGAAAATGGGAAAGTTAAAGCAACGGGTCCATTTGATGGGAAGATGCAAGGGGAGTGGAGTTTCTACCGAAAAACTGGAGAATTATGGCAAGTGGGCCACTTAAACAATGATAGTAAAGACGGTAAGTGGGTTCGTTACCATCGAAATGGAGAAATTGAAAAAGATACTCAATTTAATGATGGAAAAGAAATTAAGTCTTGAATAGCTTAGATTTATTAATGAAATTTA from the Carnobacterium inhibens subsp. inhibens DSM 13024 genome contains:
- a CDS encoding alpha/beta fold hydrolase, whose amino-acid sequence is MKKTFFFSFLILVLSLVSVGCGNEKTAGTVKESDPTSESKSNSPSEPSTSSSDVTDPLTTNQTTIPTLFIHGYGGTEGSFSGMLSRFETSGWGKKSLTVTVQPDGSVLDTGTWDNQSDNPLIQVLFTDNKNNEWNQADWIKAVLVYLKQTYQIEEVNLVGHSMGGVSSFRYLVTYGDDDSLPIVNRFVAIGAPFNDFVTGNEEQSLDALIQDGPLVISQRYSDFAAGIQQYPKETPLLNIVGDVQDGSDGDGTVSLRSGLSIGHLMQINEMNYSEEIVTGSQASHSQLHENSQVDKAVADFLWGTP
- a CDS encoding toxin-antitoxin system YwqK family antitoxin, with protein sequence MEGYYKNGQLKQLTEDGIRTHYFENGKVKATGPFDGKMQGEWSFYRKTGELWQVGHLNNDSKDGKWVRYHRNGEIEKDTQFNDGKEIKS
- a CDS encoding ABC transporter permease, which encodes MKKYIFYRIIRSIISIFLVTTIGYIMIFSLVPRYTIFQSDPVYSRLKGSPDERVDYENSTYKRMGYIDYYKSSDIISEIAKDDDEYAALMNEENSQVFEEWQEQNRSKGWKLEQMPISKTYYAVREIPILQRVGRFYSKLIQIDHPWAVQDPKNPDLPRYLKFEYTESAGLTLTGSGTRSKYLIYFDSSFPFIHQNFVKLNLGTSYPTYSGRSVTDVISSGQGKVKPEEVTYETGLTEKSPADLHSRKYKTPDSLDRLETERYNDSYVKSKDNYQDPSMIKISMITGLISVVISYTIGISLAVLMARHKGKLIDRFGVGLVTILISVPSLAFIYFFRFIGSTFFGLPDSFPTLGAASIQSYILPTVILGLLSISGLIIWIRRFMIDQASADYVKFAKAKGLSEKEISQKHIFKNAMIPIVSGIPGTIILTIQGATITETIFAVPGMGKMLPDAIIAHNNPMVIGLLFVFTTLSILAVLLGDIMLTIIDPRISLLSKKGGH
- a CDS encoding DUF1697 domain-containing protein — encoded protein: MQFIILLRGVNVGGKNRVPMSVLKQYLIDTGFTNVRSHINSGNLIVDSAEGTEQDILVKCQNILASYFAFPVDIVIISGKKYQMELAGIPTWWGEDADYKHNALFLLPSANKKEIVELLSAIDTTYEKVYIGKHAIFWSSAFKNNYSKTYYSKLAHQTFYKKVTIRNRNTTLKLLNYLED
- a CDS encoding alpha/beta hydrolase — encoded protein: MKRKIWISLGVLVILVVIGLGFAGNYFYDVAVAINQKDFIEAADVDGDYDPEDPWLEEKKWYDKIEREEVSIESEDGLKLSGIYIEGDPNSEKVAILAHGYAGNLEQMAPYVKLYHDMGFNVLVPDARGHGTSEGDYIGFGWHERNDYLQWIQLMLDKVGTDAELALFGISMGGATVMNVSGEELPDNVKVIVEDCGYSSLNGELAYQLKDMYDLPEFPLIPVTSLVTKIRSGYWFGEADTVGQIKKNTVPMLFIHGENDKFVPTEMVYDVYEANPSPKELYIAPNADHAESYEQNKEDYKKKVQDFVLEYIS
- a CDS encoding ABC transporter ATP-binding protein yields the protein MSKEKSVLSAKNITVKFNVRDRVLTAIRNISLDLYENETLAIVGESGSGKSVLTKTFTGMLDSNGFVANGEIEYNEKNLLELKNDREWEGIRGAEIATVFQDPMTSLNPIRTIGSQITEVIIKHQKKSNGEAKKLAIELMEKTGIPNAKERFNEYPFQYSGGMRQRIVIAIALACRPKILICDEPTTALDVTIQAQILTLIKSLQEEFSFATIYITHDLGVVASVADRVAVMYAGQVIEYGTAEDIFYNSKHPYTWSLLSSMPQLGIKGESLSMIPGTPPSLYKEIVGDAFAPRNVYAMQIDFEEEPPFFKVNDEHYAKTWLLDPRSPKVEMPEAIQNLNEKMKAMVRNTGYGSNKEGGAVLE
- a CDS encoding ATP-binding cassette domain-containing protein, which translates into the protein MNETKVKTKEEVLLSVRDLEVTFGEGKNKFVAVNHVNFDIYKGETLSLVGESGSGKTTIGRSIIRINETTNGDILFEGKKINKKLSRKENANIIRSIQMIFQDPSASLNERSTIDYIISEGLHNFHLYENEADRIRKVEEIILEVGLLPEHLTRYPHEFSGGQRQRIGIARALVMDPTLVVADEPISALDVSIRAQVLNLLKKMQIEKNLTYLFIAHDLSVVRFISDRIAVIHHGVIVELAEAEELFTNPIHPYTQSLLSAVPIPDPQIEKEKVLIVYDESTHDYSVEKPSFVEIKEGHFVWANQPEIEKYKVELDN
- a CDS encoding peptide ABC transporter substrate-binding protein; amino-acid sequence: MKKTILLFLATSFALAGCAGANDESKASTDSTTVVEGGTYNYIYSTDIATLDYLFSSRQTNSVHYTNFVDGLLENDSLGNLIPALAEDWEVSEDGLTYTYKLREGAKWVTNSGTEYAEVTAHDFVTGLKHAADINSETLYIVADSVKGLADYASGKTTDFSTVGVKAIDDYTVEYTLNTPESYWNSKTTYGILYPVNEEFLNSQGENFGSVSPDSILYNGAFILTNNTAKSVIEYEKNEMYWDSENVHLDDVKYTYNDGSDPDGLFTSFQEGNLSLARVYPNSAGYAEVQETYPDGVTFSQTNGTTYNMSFNLNRESYNATSKTTDKEKSSTKAAILNRDFRLAIQFAFDRASYNAQSVGEETSSEALRNTLVPPTFVAIDGKDYGDTVEAELQALDAETWADIDLADGHDEYFDKDKAAEHLEKAKEALAAENVSFPIHLDIPIMETSEINVNSAKSLKNSIENTLGTDNVVVDIQLLNDDAYLAATYQATTGIASDFDISTASGWGPDYQDPSTYLNIYNSRTGDMLTTLGLDGSELVEGEDVTASAKEAVNLDEYDALLDEASKVLDENERYAAYAKAEAWLLNNALQVPIYAGGGLPRVTTVVPFSAPYSWSGIAADKLKYVQLQEDIVTTDQYQEALDKWNDERNQEK
- the oppC gene encoding oligopeptide ABC transporter permease OppC — translated: MVQNTNTDKFQFVALDSLKSERIDAPKYSYWKSVGRKFFSSKVAISMLIVLLIILGFSFIHPLISQYDFMDVEGINDFSNRYNWPSKGNWFGTDSNGQSLFDAVWAGARTSISIGLLATLITTVVGVVVGAVWGSSKAVDRVMIEIYNVVSNVPTLLIVIVLSYAFGSGFWNLLFAMCATSWIGTAHFIRVQVMIMRDREYNLASKCLGTPLHRMILKNILPYLISVIVTDVSRALPSFISYEVFLSFLGVGLSSDIPSLGRIISKYTVNMNNFPYLFWIPVIVLALVTVSLYIVGQTLADASDPRTHM